The window ACGGTCACGTCGGCGTTCACGCTGCCGACCACGAGGACGGTCATGCGTTCGTTTCCTCCTCGACGCCCTCCGTCTCGGCGGGATACCGCTGGCGCCACAGCGCCCAGCCCTCCTCCGGGAAGGCCCGTTTCGCCTCGGGGGCGAAGAGGCGGGCGCCCTCCCGCTCCAGCTCCGGGTCGGGGCAGGGCACCACGTCGGTCTCCTGCATGGCGGGGTGGTCACTCCACTTGATGAGGCGGCCCGAGCCCCCCCAGGGGTCGTCGGTGGCCCAGACGATGCGCCCGACCCCGAGCAGGGCACTCGCCCCGCCGCACATCAGGCAGGGCTCCAGGCTGGTGTAGAGGGTCAGGGTCCCCGCGTCCTTCACCTTGCCGACCGCGAAAAACACGTCCATCTCGGCGTGGGCGACGCTGGCGGCCCCCACGTGTTCGGGGGTCTGCGCCTCCCCCACCCGGTTGCGGCCCCGCGCGATCACCTCGCCCCGCGCGTTCACGAGGACGGCGCCGACGGGGGCACTGCCCGCCTCCCGCGCCTCGCGGGCCAGGCGCAGGGCCTCTTGAAGGTGGGGACGGTGGGCCGCCGGCTCGGGGGGCAAAACAGGCATGGGGCAGTGTGGCACGTCACCCGCGCATCCCCGGATGAGATGGCCCCCAGCCCCCCACCGGGAGACATTGCGAGGCTCTTCATGGTAAGCAATCATCCATTGCCCTTATACTGAGTTCAATTTCAAACCGGCCCCCTTTCACCGCTCGCCGAGCAGGCGGGGGCCAAGGAGTGTGAGGAGCGGCATGACGAGGCCCTGGCTGGACCATTACGAAGAAGGCGTTCCGCGCGGCTGGACCCCCAGCAACGACGTGCTGCCGGACCTGCTGCGCCGCACCGCCGAGGCCTTTCCTGGCCGCGCCGCCCTGGGCTTCCTGGGCGCGACGACGACCTACCGCGAGCTGTGGCAGGACGTGGGGCACTTCGCCGCCGCCCTCCAGCGGATCGGCGTGCGCCCCGGCGAGCGGGTCAGCATCATGCTGCCCAACTGCCCGCAGTTCGTGGTCGCCTTCTACGGGGCGCTGCTCGCCGGGGCGACGGTGGTGAACACCAGCCCGCTGTACGTGGCGAGTGAGCTGGAACACCAGCTCCGGGACAGCGGCAGCGAGACGCTGATCCTGCTCGACGCCTTCTACCCGCGCTACAGCGCCGTCGCGGGCCGGGTGCCGGTCCAGCGCGTGATCGTAACGGGCATCCAGGACGCGCTGCCCTTTCCCAAGAGCGTGCTGTACCCGCTCAAGGCGCGGCGGGAGGGCCACTGGGTGAACGTGCGGGCGGGGGGCTCGGTCTACGCCTTTCGGAACCTGCTGCGCTCGCCGTCCACCACGCCCCGGCCCGTGACCCTGCGCCCGGACGACGTGGCGCTGCTGCAATACACGGGCGGCACGACCGGCGTGCCCAAGGGCGCGATGCTCACGCACGGCAACCTCGTGGCGAACGCCGAGCAGGCGCGGGCCTGGATGACCGACCTGCGGCCCGGGCAGGAGGTGACGCTCGCCGCCATCCCCTTCTTCCACGTGTACGGCATGACCGTTGCCATGAACCTCAGCGTGCTGATCGGCGCGACCATCGCGCTCGTGCCCAATGCCCGCGACATCAAGATGGTGCTCTCGCAGATCGTGGCGAGCGGGGCGACCCTCTTTCCCGGGGTGCCCACCCTGTACAACGCGATCAACAACCACCCCGACACCAGGGACTTCGACCTCACGACCATCCGGGCCTGCATCAGTGGGAGCGCGCCCCTGCCGCTGGAGACGGCCCGCCAGTTCCGGCAGACCACGGGCGGCGCGAACCTGGTCGAGGGGTACGGCCTGACGGAAGCCAGCCCCATCACCCACGTCAACCCGATCTACGGCGAGCAGCGCGAGGGCAGCATCGGCCTGCCCCTGCCCGGCGTGGACGCCCTGGTGGTGGGCGAGGACGGCCAGCCCGTGCCGGAGGGTGAGGTCGGCGAGCTGTGGGTCTCCGGCCCAAACGTGATGAAGGGGTACTGGAACCGCCCCGACGAGACCGCGAAGGTGCTGCGCGAGGCGCACGGCCAGACCTGGCTGTTGACGGGTGACATGGCCGTGATGGACGAGGCGGGCTACTTCCGCATCGTGGACCGCAAGAAGGACCTCATCATCGCCGGGGGGTACAACATCTACCCGCGTGAGGTGGAGGAGGTGCTGTACGCCCACCCCGCCGTGCTGGAGGCCGCCGCCGTGGGCGTGCCCGACCCCTACCGCGGCGAGAGCGTCCACGCGGCCCTCGCCCTCAAGCCCGGAATGAAGGCGACGGAGGCGGAGATCATCGCCCACTGCCGCCTGCACCTCAGCCCCTACAAGGTGCCGCGCAGCGTGGAGTTCCGCGCCGAGCTGCCCAAAACAGCGGTCGGCAAGATCCTCCGGCGTCAGCTCGCCGAGGAGGCCCGGGCCGCGCGGCAGGTCCAGGCGGCGGGCTGAGGGGCTGCTCCCCTCGGTGGAGGACGGGTTTTCTCCCTCTCCCCTCGTGGGAGACTCGTAGAGCGGCTTGCAGAGGGCCGGGTGAGGGGGCGTGTGGCCAGCGCCACTGGCCCTCATGGCGAGAGGGCCTGGACACCCTGACTGGCCTCGGGATGCCAGGCCCGTTCACCCCCACCCGGCCTCCCCCCTCAAGGGGGAGGGGCTTTTTTTGCCGCTCACACGGCTTTTTCTCCGGGTGAGGAGTTCCTGTCCATCACCCGGCCTGCCCCGCCGCCCCACGCCAGGGACTTCTCACGCTCCTCCCAGTGGGGGGAATGCCGCCGGGGCGACGGGTGCCCTATCATGTGTCTTATGGCGTATACCATCCTCGTCGCGGACGACGAACCGGCCATCCGGTCGATGCTGGAGGTCATTCTGTCGGCGGACGGGCACGAAATCGTGGCGGTGCCGGACGGCAAGGCGGCGCTCGACTACCTGCGGGAGAACACCCCCGACGCGATGCTGCTCGACGTGCAGATGCCCCAGATGGACGGCTTCGAGATCTGCTCGCGGGTCAAGCGGGTCAAGCGGCTGGGCAAGGCCCCCGTGCTGCTTCTCACCGCGCTGGACGACGACCAGACCCGCGACCATGCCCGGCTGGTGGGCGCCGACGACCTGGTGTACAAGCCGCTGAGCGGGAAGAACCTGCGCCAGCGCGTAAATCAGCTTATCCAGGCGCGGCGCCGCTGAGCCCCAAGGGAGAACCGACGTGTTTTTGAGGTTTTTGAAATTCACCTCCTCGCTGCTGCTGGCGGGTGGCGTGGCCGCCGCCGGGGTCGGCGCCACCTACGTCACCAAGTGGACCCGGGAACTGCCCGACTACCGCCAGCTCGACAACCTGAGCCTGGGGGCCGAGACCCGGGTTTACGCCCGCGACGGCACGCCGATGGGCACCTTGATCCCCAAGATCGGCGAGCAGGCGATCAGCCGCACCCTCGTCCGGCTCGACGAGGTGAGCCCCTTCATGACGGCGGCGCTGATCGCCAACGAGGACCGGCGCTTCTTCGAGCATTACGGCCTGGACCCCTACGGCATCGGGCGGCAGCTTCGCCGGGTGGCGCAGGGCGAGGACGTGCAGGGCGGATCCACCCTGACCAACCAGCTCATCAAGAACACGCTGCTGCTCGACGAGTACAAGCAGGCCCGCACCCCGGACCGCAAGATCAAGGAGTGGCTGCTCTCGGTGCAGGTCGAGCGCGCCTTTACCAAGGACGAGATCCTGCGCGACTACCTCAACGCGATCTACTGGGGCGACGGCGGGCCGGTCGAGCTGTACGGCATCTACTCGGCGGCGCAGGCGTACTTCCGCAAGACACCCAAGCAGCTCAACCTGGCCGAGAGCGCCTACCTCACCGTCCTGGTGCCCAGCCCCAACCGCTACTTCGACTATGGGGCGATGCGGCCCCTGATGAAGGTGCTGTTCACCCGCATGGTCGAGGACAAGTGGATCACCCAGGCCCAGGCGGACGCGGCCTGGAAGGAAAAGCTCCAGCCGCGCGGCTGGCGGGTCTCCTACGACGCGCAGGGCAACGTGACGAGCGCCAAGCTCGTGGACCGCAGCGCCAAGGAACTCAAGGCCGTGACCACCACCCGCTACCCGCACTTCATGGGGCAGGTGGAGAGCGAACTCGTCCGCCGTTTCGGACGGGAGAAGGTGTACGGCTCGGGCGGCCTGCGGGTGTACACCACCCTGGACCCCAAGATTCAGAACGCGGTGGAGACAGCCAGCCGCGAGGCGACCGGGATGCCGCCGGGCACGACGCTGGGGGCCGTCATCATCGACCCGTACAGCGCGGAGGTGCTGGGCATGATCGGGCAGAAGATCGTGCCGGGGAGGCCCCTGCCC is drawn from Deinococcus aerius and contains these coding sequences:
- a CDS encoding nucleoside deaminase, whose amino-acid sequence is MPVLPPEPAAHRPHLQEALRLAREAREAGSAPVGAVLVNARGEVIARGRNRVGEAQTPEHVGAASVAHAEMDVFFAVGKVKDAGTLTLYTSLEPCLMCGGASALLGVGRIVWATDDPWGGSGRLIKWSDHPAMQETDVVPCPDPELEREGARLFAPEAKRAFPEEGWALWRQRYPAETEGVEEETNA
- a CDS encoding long-chain-fatty-acid--CoA ligase, translated to MTRPWLDHYEEGVPRGWTPSNDVLPDLLRRTAEAFPGRAALGFLGATTTYRELWQDVGHFAAALQRIGVRPGERVSIMLPNCPQFVVAFYGALLAGATVVNTSPLYVASELEHQLRDSGSETLILLDAFYPRYSAVAGRVPVQRVIVTGIQDALPFPKSVLYPLKARREGHWVNVRAGGSVYAFRNLLRSPSTTPRPVTLRPDDVALLQYTGGTTGVPKGAMLTHGNLVANAEQARAWMTDLRPGQEVTLAAIPFFHVYGMTVAMNLSVLIGATIALVPNARDIKMVLSQIVASGATLFPGVPTLYNAINNHPDTRDFDLTTIRACISGSAPLPLETARQFRQTTGGANLVEGYGLTEASPITHVNPIYGEQREGSIGLPLPGVDALVVGEDGQPVPEGEVGELWVSGPNVMKGYWNRPDETAKVLREAHGQTWLLTGDMAVMDEAGYFRIVDRKKDLIIAGGYNIYPREVEEVLYAHPAVLEAAAVGVPDPYRGESVHAALALKPGMKATEAEIIAHCRLHLSPYKVPRSVEFRAELPKTAVGKILRRQLAEEARAARQVQAAG
- a CDS encoding response regulator, which translates into the protein MCLMAYTILVADDEPAIRSMLEVILSADGHEIVAVPDGKAALDYLRENTPDAMLLDVQMPQMDGFEICSRVKRVKRLGKAPVLLLTALDDDQTRDHARLVGADDLVYKPLSGKNLRQRVNQLIQARRR